Genomic DNA from Suncus etruscus isolate mSunEtr1 chromosome 13, mSunEtr1.pri.cur, whole genome shotgun sequence:
ATGACCTAAAAGtagaagcaaagaaacaaattGTATTTCCTAAATGCCAAGTTcagctctattttattttttctttttactcaaaTGATTTAATCCTTAGACCACATCACACTGGAGATACACCTGTGCTCCAAATTGACATTCTAGAAAACTGAGGCactaaaatattcctttttttttttttttgtgagagcCCAAAAGACCCAAATTAGCTGACATCTGAGTTCACATTGTAAAGACTCTAGTACACCCTCTTTCTTGGCTTACCCTAAATCATGGTAATTGATTTTTCAATGTGCTTTTAGAACCACCAAAAGGCCCTTAATTTGCAGAGCCAACACCCAGAGTTTCCCATGAGTATCTGGGTTAATGGCTATAAAAGAATATGTATCTTTTTAGCATGTGAGTCTCAGGCATGTAGAGGTAAGTGCTTACAGAAGACAAGACGCTTAATCTTGAGGGCGGGGGCTGTCCCACGATTTAAAAGTTTCAAGGAATTccttatataaaatagaaagaatcaGAAAAGCAAGTAAGTGGTCACAGTCAAGCTCTGATGGCCCAACTCATCTCAAATAGCATTGATCTTGCTGGAGTCACAAACACCTGTCACAGTTAAGGGAGGCAGTGGTGGTTGTGGAAGAGACTAGCATGCAaagggaatattcttttttttttttttttttgtggtctatcaatgaacttttttttttaatttttattttggccaatgTAAATCAGAAATCTTTcaaagtgatatttaaggtacataataacaataaatgaggggcaatcccaccatcagtgtggtcctccctccacccctgttaccaggaatattcatttttctctctcagaTCCAGGGATGGAAGGCTTGAAAACGCCCAAGACAGGGAAGAAAACAATGATAAagcagtttttatttaataagccTTGGATGGAGGCACCACCCAGGCAGGGGGAGAGAAGCCCTAACTCTGGGATGGAGCTTGGGGAGTCTAGCTAGACTCTGCCTCCTCGCAGGATGCTGCAGTGGGTAAAGGGATGGGTCCAGGAGCTCCTGACACTTCATTGCTCCGCCTGGAAGTAGGTGATCCCAAGAGAAACAAAACCCATGCATGGCACCGGCGCCCCAGCGGGCAGAGAGAAGCCAAGCTCAGGGTGATGCAGGTGAGCCCCGCCCCTCCGCTGACACTTCCGACTCCATGCGCCCCGCCCCTCCGCCGCCCCTTCACGGCCAACGGTACCTGGAGGAACAGCTCATAAAGAATTTCTTCCCGGACTCGGGCCTCCAAGTTCCCCACGAACACCGTCCGGTCAGCTTCTTCCTGGACAGGGAACATTGCTCTGATTTCCGCCCGAGGATGGAGGAGGATTCCAGGCTTCCAAGGTCCCGACCACTTTTCTCAGCTGTGCAAATGGGCCTGGGCGTGGGGGCGGTACCAGAGGGAAACCCCGCCCACAACGGGGGTGTGGTGATTATCTGACCCCGCCCATGACCCCTGTGACCGCCCACAGCGCCACTCTCCAGTTTTTATTCCTCCTCTCCCAGATTTCACCTGTCATGAGCCAAGCAGGAAGAAGTACAAGGCAAGATTAATGGGCTAGCAGCTTTGCCCTCTTGCTTTTAAGGATCTTCTATTTTATTAGCATGAACATTTTTGGTTGGTTTCTATGTATTCAATacttgattattttttgggtggggtggggcaatACTTTGCTATGTGCTAAGAGTTTACTTATAGCTCTGTTCTCTGGGATTAGAGCTAAGACTTGGTAGGCTGAATAATAGGCAAATATCTGCGTTTGTCTATTCTCTCTGGACGTAGATGTActcattatattctttattttagattaatatttttttagcatttttttattGAGCTACCTAGATTTATGATTATACTTTGCATGTATAGGCCATTCCAACACCATAGTCACCGGAGCAACTGTTTCCGTCCACGAGGGTCTCtagaactcctcccattttccCTTTCCATGCCAACTCAGTTATAAAGACAAAAACTCCAGTTGCAGTAATGTTGATAATTTGTCAATTCCTCACAATGTTTCTTTTATAGCCTCACATACAGAAGAGGGttcaattcaatattttaaataaaatgcctgcAAAGATAATTTGACATCTGAATTGCATTACAGAAGTTCTTTGGCTAATTAGAAAGTAGAATATTCTTTATAGAATTATTTGGGAAGAATCTATGCATGTTAGTGCATGAAAGTAGATAAATGAGAATGtacgaaggaaatagaaagcctgtctagagtacaggtgggggttgggtggggagaagggagatttgggacattggtgatgggaatgttgcactggtgatgggtggtgttctttacatgactgaaacccaaacacaatcatgtatgtaataaagttgtttaaataaaaaaattaaaaaacaaaaaacaaacaaaaaaaaagaatagtaaaattTAGGTCTATTTACCTTAGAAGTGATTTTTAAGAGGCCTTTGAAAATGGAAACAGAGGTTTCAGCTGGACTACAATTATTCTGTTAAAGATCACCAAATAATCTAGGTTTTCCTATTATTTAAACAATTGCATCTctaacaaaacataaataaaccaCATCTTTGCAAAATTTGTTGAGACAGTTTGCCACACAGCTTATCAAACTTGCATTCAAATTAAAGatgtgtttcttgtttttgttttgatgtaaCATTCTAATATGACTCTTGCATTTGAGATAAAGTGTTTGCTTGGGGAAATAAACCTTCCTATAGAACATTCCTTATCATTGCTCAACAAATAAATTATAACAAAAGTTTCAGAGATTAAACTATGGGGTTTCATCAGCAGTTAGTTGTGATCATTTGAAAAGAATAACTAATTTTTGTATAGATTCTCTGAAATATCTTCTTAGCCATAGACTATGTATGATATGAAAAGTGAAattctttctataaaaatatctttaaaatttacaGACCTTAATTTGCAAAAAGTATTAATTTTGAACTCAAAATTagaagaattctttatttttcttgactaCTCACATTCATTTTAGGGAGGAAAATCAAGGAATAACTAAAGAAACATGTGATaagaaaacataaacattaaaatttgtcaccataaaacaaaaatatattttaagttttaaattgtgGCTTGTAAGAGACAAGCTAGAATTTTAAGTTAGAAATAGGCATTGGATTGGGTTGCAAAAGAACATAAACATGAAAAGGCCATATTTTACACATTGATGGATACAGATTTCATCATTGATTTGATGTTGTATAAAAAGATCATAGTTTTTAATCATCAAAATGAACATAAACCACAACTCTTTCTGATTCCATTTCTAGCATTTTCTAATATTACATTTCTCTTGACCACTTCTGAAATTCCTTGGTTAAGAGgaataaaaaaagtatataattagGCTCTTCTTTGCCTTAAATTCAAGCGGTGTAGCTGAACGTTTGTGACTATTTAGAGTCCTGATTTAAAAATCCTTCTCATAACCacaaactaaaagaagaaaataaccatTTTCAACAAACAGGGAGGAGCAAAAGGTCAGAAACCTTTTACATTAAAACCTACCAGACTGTGACAATCTTACCAAAGAGAAACCTTAATGAATTCCAGAATTTCTTTTGTGGTGAATCTGAACACttcttttagtttaaatatattgcaaatgagaatatatatttttctctgtttgGTGTGCCTTGCAAGATCTGGTAAGATACttaataataatttgaattagttaaaagttaaatataaatcaaTCAATCTGGTCTGTATTTTGGAATATAGAAGTTATGACATTATGGCATAAAATATACTATGGATATGAAACTGTTAGATTggattattttaatatagtttatttaattgaatatttgtgtatatatttgtatggAATATTCCTGTCATTGTTTTACATATTAGTAGGTGTAAcaatataaagaatattaaataagaataattcaagaataaagaaattaaatcaatattttaaaatattcttattatttaatttaaaatatctttagacTTTCATAAGGTTTTCAAATAACAGGTTTATATAAGGAAATTTTaagcaaagttatttatttattttaataaaagtaaacttacaacttttttattttgccaaagcataaagaaaaattaaactggATATTGTAATAATGTAgaaatttattcttatttgttgGTTTACTTCAAGATAATAAGAAatgcaataattaaaaaatttacagtCAATTGTTTCTAAAAAGATTAGAATCTTCTTGATTGCACGACTAATATATTAACATAGCATGTAGAGATTAGAATTTTGAATTCTTTTGAATTGGATATTTGAGCTAATCAAATATTTTGATTAGTTGGAGTTTTAAATTCAAATCAGTGTGtaaatagtttattatttacatttattcatttgaaatttcttagttattttatttagtagtattttattttatattttatatataaaattttattttatctattttattttttatttattattatattacttattatttattttatcttgtaaaataaaaattattttatattttattttattttatttatttagtcattttaattttaaagttagaTCAATTTAGTTTTAGATCCCTTAAGCtttgtgatatataatatatatctagttaatatcatattttatataacaaatttatCTGGAAAATTTTATGCGATTAATGTTTTGTAGTTAAGCAGTAccctaaattttaaataaagtaaaattggaTCTATTTATTAGGTATGTTCCTGTTTTCACTGATTAAATTATAATAGCAGAACTTTTAGATATTAACcataggaaatagaaaataaagaaagtaaaggaTTTGGTACTTTCCCAAAATACTCTTAACCCTTGAAAAttctatgcattttcttttttaaaaattattattgcttgATATAAGTTTGTTGTATTCAAAGTATTCAAACTAGGATAAAATTCTTCAGTAAGAATTCTGAATCATTCATCTTAAAGGAAATCTCATATACTTCCATCTAAAAATTTTTGCATGCCTCTatatagctttaaaaaataaaccttatGCAAATGATTAGACAgattaaaaagtttattaaaataaaatagaaattcaaattaatgtgtatatatattcatttttgatTCATATTAACTAGAATAATGAGGATATTGAAGTGAAATCAGAAATATTTAATGTGTTAAAGATTATGTATAGTGATTTTATTTGTGTAGATATACAAATATAAAGGTTAAAAGGTGTCTTACATTAACTCATGTTCTCAGTATTCatgtgtataaaatattattaaatatttaaataatataggttaaaatattttctgttttgttcagtttgatagaaagaaaatgatttattattttaacataaatttatgTCATCATAggttttatgaaatatatattgtcCATGCCTATGTATTCCCCTGCAAAGTATctgttaaattttataatttattgactTAATTTTGTTGGTTTACAGgtatataaaatactttgttaACTGTATGATGAGTTCAGTGACACCATTGctttttttacagaaaaatataatgtttacTTCATTCCTTATGAATTTTGTTCTAAGAATATTTTCACATATTCACTGAAATGCTTTAAACATTGTTGTtctatattatgctgagttaggtaatgaaataattttcttcttatgGTAATTCTGATATTAGAAAATACTGAAGGAATTGTATCAAATATTGTCCCAATATTCAATTGatggacttttttttgtttcaggtaATTTAGGTAATAAGAAAACATGCCTTAAATTCTCTCAGTTAAGTATAAAGGATTCCTTTAAAGATTTGTTCATTCCCCAAACAGAGATGTTTTTGATGATGTATACAAGGAACAATATAAACTGTGCTGAACCCCTATTTCAGCAGAATAAGTCACTTAACCTTAATTTCAATATAAATAAGAAGACAGTCTGGATTATTCATGGATACAGACCCTTGGGCTCCACTCCTGCATGGCTTAACAACTTTCTAAGGATTTTATTGAATCAAGATGACATTAATGTAATTGTTGTAGACTGGAATAGGGGTGCTACCACTTTCTTTTACAATAGAGCAGTTAAAAATACCAGGAAAGTTGCTGTGGGTTTGGGAGAGTGCATTCACAATCTTTTGGTAAGTCTGGAACTTTACGTGTGATAAATATGTGATGTTCTGTGTAATACCATCTATTACTTCATAACCATTAAAAATTATTGCTTTGATGGTTCTGCTTGACTAAAGATGCAGatatcttttcttcattttaatgacTCATTTTATATCTGTACATGgtctattttattgaaaaaatacctAAAGCTTTAGTtattgtattttatctttatatagtaataattaaaaagttccttttatatttaagcatcatggttacaaaaacgttcatagttgggtttcagtcatcgaatgtacACCATCCTCCACCAgtataactttcctgccaccaacgtTCCCCTTTTTTGTACCACATTCAGTTGTGTGTTTAGGCTTATTTTtgttctgcactcatggatcactcattgtggggatcaggggaccatatgaagtgccctggattgaacccaggttgggcatgtgcaaggtaaatgttttaCCCGCTGTACTAATGCTCCTGTCCCAGTCTTATTATTTCAAAGTAATAAACGATTTTATACTACACTTATTAACTTCAGTAGAAAGTAGTGATTAtgaagagaaataatataaactGTTTAGTGATTGGAtcctttactatattttctatGTTGTGTCTAAAATGTTTACAGTTAATCAATTGTAAATTGACAAAAGTGAGGGGAAACCTGTAAAGGGGGCATATGCCAATTAATCTTGAGGCATGTTTAGGTTCATTCAGGTTTCTTTAACTATTAGGTCGTGATTTTTGTGTGTCAATTAAGTTAAAAGCTAGTTCTAGGTCATCTGTATGCTTAATTTTGTGGTGAGTGTGAGGGTGGTGCTGCTGGTAACTAAGACTAGTCATATAGAAATCCAGGTTGTTTAAGAGCGTTAGTTAGTGGTTACAGGCATTTCTGAAGAAAGAATGATGATGCTACCTGGTTTGAGTCATTCTTGTGCTTGAAAATCTTTTGAGTTGTGTTGGCTAAACTTTTAAGCTTTAGCTGAAACTCAATAagcaaaacatttctaaaatatagttaaatagaCTGGTTACAAGTCAGACCCAAAGGTTCAGGGTCTAAATCTATCTTTTATCACTTGTGTAAAcaatctttttaatgtttttctgctttatttttacaGCTATAGATTTTAGGCAATAAAGCTTATATTATCTTAGtatttatttaagtattaaaataatttgtaactTATACAAATCAAAGAACTATCATTGAATAAAATCAGGTCTAGTTTTTATGTTCACATTTTCATAGTTGTACATATCCAAATCATCAGTCTTAGAGAAAGAGTTGGCAATGAATTTTATGGTCTTATTGATAGTCTCTATATATTGTAAGTTTATGCAAGTGGATATTTCTCTAATTAATAAATGCTCTTCTAAGAGCAGGAAATATGAAGGTGAGATATATCTATAAAGGTTTTGGAATtttcattagttttatttttgcttgcagaaacttcttaataatgatttaaaaaaataaaacaagaaatcacCTCTTTGAGTTGCTGTGAGAAATTTGGAAACGATTAGCTTGTGTTTCCAAAATCTGAATGtagattctttcttcctttgttttttgggggatctCCCATGTATTGCTCATAAGCTTAAGGCTGAGATTCCGCCAACTGGGCAAGTTCTCTCACTAATTAGACATGATTATATTCTGCTGTTTAGGTTGCAGGAAATCTGGGGCCGTACTCATCAGAGTTCAGGGCGATccagggtcacatccagtgatgctgtAGGGATTGTATAGAACCAGGGATCCAAGTTGCATCCCAGATCTCAAGCATTCAGGGGCATATACTCGATTCATTTGAGCTATCTTCCACCCTTCTCTCAAATCTACAATTTTTTTATTAGTAGTAAATGTTCCACATTTTCTAAAGTTCGGAATGTATCACTATGAAGCCAGACAGTGTGGTGTAAAGAAATATTGTTTCATATAGTTGACTTGGATTCTATCCATCTTTCATACCTCATAAAAATACCCTAAGAGGTATTTAGAACTCAACTGGGATGACTGAATACTTGCTCTCCAATTAGCAGACTCAATAGTGGTCccagagtacagtcaggagtaagccctgactagcccacactaggtgtggctccaaacctaaataaataaataattaagataaaaatgaaattaaataaaatattgatgtatAGGGAATTGTTTGTTaccttataaaattaaaacataaaacattgtatttttaatttcagaagcATGGAGCATCTCTTGAAACTTTTCATTTTATAGGTGTGAGCTTAGGGGCTCATATTAGTGGATTTGTTGGAAAGATATTTCAAGGTCAACTTGGAAGAATAACAGGTAAAATATTTCCTCACAAATTACTTTTGGGACACTTGAAATGttacttcttcctcttttatttgaaaggcatagtaataaataatagaatatatgCACGACTACTTTTTATATTACATGTGAAGTATAGTATTTAACATGTAACATTTCAATACTCAAAATGCAAGTGTTTTGTTATAGTGAGTTAGACTTTGACATTTGGTTTAGTTTTAAACAGAGTAGGTTGTAAGAGATGAGTCAGTATTTATAGAAAAGTCTCTAGCACAGAAAGACCATTCTTTTTCTAGCTCCACACTCAGTTTGAAATTGTGTTTACTTACACATTAGTGAATTTGAATGGTCACATATGCCAAGAAATCCTCGAGGTTTAAAAGGCCAGCAAGCCTTTCTGTGGTGGTTTTATATGAGAAGTTTTCTTCTTCAgccaaatgaattaaataaactaGGGATAAGTGAGGAGCTCAAGATGtgctattttacttttatatatggttgtttcttccattttaaagatgtttcaaagcattgatttttatttattttatcacaaTCTTCTTTTATTGACACTATTCTGATAGTAATgagactataattttatttagaatttcaaTTGTAACAGAAATAATAGTAATACTCTTtggtacttttaaaatattttatttatggggccggcgaggtggcgctagaggtaaggtgtctgtcttccaagcactagccaaagaaagatcacgaccttagttcgatcccccggcatcccatatggcccccccaagccaggggcaatttctgagcacttagccagaagtaacccctgagcatcaaacaggtatggtccgaaaaaccaaaaaaaaattttttttatttatatgtgtgtacaaAAAACAATTGTGAGAAATGAGAGTTTGATAAATAAGCTTTATTTCACAGCTCAAATTGCCTTTGAGATCTAAACATAATTTTACACTTACCTGTGAATAGATTAAAGAAGAACTAAGGAGGCATAGTTTAAAACAGTATCAAGATTACTCATTTTCCCCTGTAGGATTAATAGTCATGAATTTTTATTAGATTGAAAGTTTTTTACTAGTttacttttcatttcttcataAGTAAAAATGCTCAAATACTATACTATTTTGTTTAGATATCTTTACCATAGCTTAATACAAGATCATTTCTAAACTGGATTGGTAATGTGTTGCTTCTATACAGATGGTCACTAATGTAGAATGTTTCAATTCATGATTTCAACATTATAATTGTAAGAAATACATACACATTTAGTAGATATTGTACGTTGGATTTTGCCCTTCCTTGCAATTCTGCAGAATACAGTTATCCTGATGTCGCATTTAGTTCCTTAGTCAATGATATGAATATTCTTTGGTTTATTACAAAATAGGCtgagttaaataatttttgttcattcattcagatGTGAGTGTTCTAAGCATACTTAAAGTAGGTTTGGtgtgttaaattaatttttaacttacaATATTTTCAATTTAGGAGAGGTTTATTCAGATGACACTTaggagatattttttttctccctatcccttccagataattttttaattattcaatttaatttatttttacagatgGAATGAGACAGGTTTATGTTTAAAACTTTTCATAGgcttattatatatatagtgCAGTAATATTGCAAATATATGACCTAATAAAAATGGCAGAGGTCttgattgatatttttttctatatttcaggCCTTGACCCTGCTGGGCCCAAATTTGCTGGAAAACCATCAAATGACAGATTAGATTACACTGATGCAAAGTTTGTGGATGTCATCCATTCTAATGCCAATGGTAACAATACAGAATGTAATGGTTAATTgacaatgaaaaaggaaaaataggcaTGGTGGAATGGAGAACACAGAGAATAGATACTAATACATAAAGTTGATGTCCACATTTACATGACTAATTTCCTACTAAGAGTGCTTTTGGAGTTATTGATTTCTTGTAGGACCAAATTATACTCTTTCTCTTCAATCTTTCTCTTTTAATTATATGATGATATCAAGTTATCCTAAAGTTTGAAAGTTGATTAAAAATTAGTTCTGGGGCCATAGAGATTGTGTAAAGGCacacacctgccttgcatgtagtcaattcaGGTTTGACTCTCACACCACATGGTCCACGAGCATCAGTGGTTCAACCCTGGAATCTCTAAATACTACAGCATCAGGTAAATTCTATACTACAAGGCCTGAAGCAGCATTCATTGGCCTGGACATTGAACTATAGGCCTAATTCACTGAAAATTGCTAATAGGGGCAACTCTTCTACCTAAGCACCTCCTGGCAGGCCTTTTCCTTTAAAGAATatctaatttaaaacatttatttaaatttaaattttaagatttaattttaatagattttatagTTTACTACAAATATTGCTGACCTGATGATTAtcttcaatttattattattggttgCTTTTATTTTACAGGTTTAGGTATTAATGAACCATTGGGACATATCGATTTTTACCCAAATGGAGGAAGAAAGCAACCTGGCTGTCCAAAATCAATTCTTTCAGGTATTCCAGAGTAGTTTTGAATAAATTTCATATTATTCCaagtaagaaatacaaataaatatatcaggTTTTCCTATTAACCTGTGAGCAGTATTTTAAGCATCATTGCTCTGGATTCAGGAGTATTATGGTATAAGAAAGCTAAATATGTATAGCAAATGACTTATaggtgtcaatgcctagatttgatcccagatgatctcgtgttcatgctctaatattctcacaacttgtataaattcatatatatatatatgtatacaatatgtgatatacttatggctgctcacatctaataaagcaactctaaaaaaaaagaaagctaaatttGATATTTCTCAGTTTAGGAGTGTTCgtagttatttcttttggttGAAACCTAATCCATTGGAAAATTCAACAGTTTTTAATTTAACCTTTTTTTGTATTAAGAGAACGTATGCT
This window encodes:
- the LIPI gene encoding lipase member I translates to MFLMMYTRNNINCAEPLFQQNKSLNLNFNINKKTVWIIHGYRPLGSTPAWLNNFLRILLNQDDINVIVVDWNRGATTFFYNRAVKNTRKVAVGLGECIHNLLKHGASLETFHFIGVSLGAHISGFVGKIFQGQLGRITGLDPAGPKFAGKPSNDRLDYTDAKFVDVIHSNANGLGINEPLGHIDFYPNGGRKQPGCPKSILSGFEFIKCDHQRAVYLFMAALETNCNFISFPCPSYKDYKVGSCMDCDGFKEKSCPRLAYYFVLSIIVRDQTMKEGYISFKLLNQHGMIEEPRLYQKNKLFYKLQEVKILAQFLNDVVNISSIGLKYNQSSNRQCTTCKYSIYRLKLKSLTYPERPPLCNYNFLLKEREEIFLSPTKCVP